From Ignavibacteriales bacterium:
TCCTGCTCGATTCCCAGCAACTTCTTTTCGTTGGAGAAAAAGTGGTGAACGGCGACGTACCCCAAGCCGATACACAACACCAGGAAGACAGCGTGCTCGAAGTTCACTCCCCAGAGAAGGATGCGTATGTTGATAAGATTGTCGATCGCTGTATACACAAGAGTGGTCAAGAACACGATCCGCAACACGCGCAGTTCACGATGTTGCTGCGTTCTAGTGAAGACGACATTCCCGATCCAGACAACGCACCACAAAACAATTACAATCGCATTGATCGAAACATCCGCGAGAGGTTCTGAACGAAACAGGTCAAATCCCACAGCAGCAACAGCATAGACGATCGTGGACCGGAAGACCCAAAGCATTGAATCGTACAACCCGCGACCGAAAAGGTCGACAAGAAGAGCGGAGAACGGAATCACAATTGCATAGGTGAGGAGTCCGTGGAAATATGGAACAGTGAATGGGAAGCCGACCAACGCTTTCATTGTCGGAATCTCAACCAGCCATCGTATCCCGTTGAGAAAGCAGAAGAGGCCGAAATTGAGGAGTGACAAATCCCTGCTTCTCAGGCGAAACAGAGAGATTACGATTGAAATCAAGCCGACAGATGAAAGAAGAAGTCCGGCAGCAATACCTCCAAAATCCGTCTCGAGTGTGGTCATTGTATTATCGAACGATTATGAGTCAACCAATGAGGCCCTTACTTGCCGCTGACGTCTAGGCAACACGCCCATCCGCGTCCTGTGAAGCGGACTCCGATGGGTAGAACCGTTGCAAGCCGTCGGAATCGAACTGACTCTCAATTGCTCTGGTAGAAACACGTGTTACCCCCGACGACCTCAAAGACATTTGCCAATCACTGAAATTCTTGAGTCCCTCAAGCGTGCGAGCGTCTACCCGCCGACCGGCCTACCCCGATACTATCTATCGGGGTCCGCCGAAGCGCAGCGCAGGCGGAAGTCCGAAGGACAGAGGCGAGCCGGTTTGCCGTTTGCTAGGCGGCGCCCCCCGCCTGTAGAATGGCGCGTATTCGCTCGAGATGATGCATCACATGATCCGCCTGCATCCGGATCACAAATCCAACTGGAACTTGCTCGATCCCCGCCTTAGGCGTGCGCACAACGACAGAGCGATCCCACGCTTCTGGTACGCTTGCCAGGAGCTGGACAACATGTTCACGACTAGCTCTGAGCAGCGACAGCGAAGCTGCTATCGATCGACGGCTGTACGCCCACCGATCGCTCCAGGTGACCTGAGGCATCGACGAGTACCATCTCAAGTCAAACTCCGCTTGTTCGTTGCCGATTGCCATCTTGATGCCCATCTTCCAAATATCATCGCCATCGGCAATGTGATGGACAATCTCACGAATGGACCAGCCTCCTCCAGCCGGCCCCGCATCTAACTGGGAATCTCGCAGACCGATCACTGCCTGTTCGAGCAGGTCTGGTCCCTCTCGATAGCGTGATATCTCGCGTTCGGGATCTTCCGGTGCATTCATTATCGTGCCTCCTCTGGTTACACGTTGGGTTGACTCAACATCGCCTATCCAGCGTGCGCTTGTCCGCCTCGCTCCATCTTTGGGCGGAAGCCCCGGCTTGCCCCGCTTCGCTGGGTTTGCCGTTTGTCAAGCGCAGGCAAAGTTCTATATCAAAACGGTTTGCGGCACAAAGAGTTGAGCGTACGAACGACAGGTTGTCTTATCGCCATCGTCTCATGCAGCGTAGCGAGTCATTGCCGAAGAATCTTCTCCATAGCCTTTCCTTTAGCAAGCTCATCGATCAGCTTGTCCAAATAGCGTATCTTTTGCATAAGCGGATCGTCGATTTCTTCAACTCGTACACCGCACACGACGCCTTTGATAAGCGAACTATTCTGATGGATGGCTGGGGCTTGAGCAAAAAAGGTCTCTAAATCGCTTCCCTGTTCAATTTTCCGACGCAATCCGGCTCGGTCATAGCCCGTCAACCAACAAATGATCTGGTCAACTTCTTCTTTTGTGCGATTCTTTCGTTCCGCTTTCTGAACATACAGCGGATAGAGCGTCGCAAACGATGTCGTGAAAATGCGATGCTTAGGCATCGTAACTCCTCCTAGTCCTGTGGGTTGTGGCCAAATGCGCTGAGGATTGTTCGATCAAATGTTCCGCAAACCGCCATCTCGAATGAATCTCTGCTCACGCCTAACGTTTATGCGCAGGCGAAGTTCAATTCTGACCGCGTTTTGCGGCATATAGTGAAGAACCTGCGACCAGCTTCACTTCCCTGCTCGATCGGTTTCTTAGCCGATGATATGAGCAGATGACGGTGCTTCATCTGATTCTCCGATCGTTGGGATTTTTCGCATCCACACCAGCTGTCGAGCAGCAGATGATACTCCTCCCACAGCAACACCTACGATAAAGAGAGAGGCAGAACAGACTGCGAGAAGGATGAGAAACAAAGAGAGTGCGAAATAACGTCCCATTTGCATGAGATAGCCAGTGCGCTGATGCAAATATATCTTGCCGTGAAGGCCATGCCGTCCAGCTTTGTACCCAAGGAGATTACCCAAATGCGTCGTGCTCACGATAAGGTACAGACCCCACACATAGCCGAGCAATAACGGACGGAAATTCTCTGGGACCCAAACAATCGCAAATGTCACAATGGCAGTCATGATAAACGCTGGAATGAGGTGCCTGGGTTCAACAATTCGCTTCGCATTGACCGTTGTCTGGTACCTTTGATTCCCCTCGATTGTGTTAACTGGATAGCTCTCGTAATGATCGGCGTAATGAAGCTGGCGCTCCCGTTCTTGCATGATGGTGAGCAGCCAATCGACCCACGCCAAAAGGAAAGTGACAACACCAGCTATCAAAGGGTGAGATGAGAGCCAGTCAATCATGTCAAACCTCGTAAGAAGGTGAAATGGTTGTTATCTGGTGCCGCAAACCGCCATACCGAATGTATCTTTGCTTTCGCATAACGTATAGGCAACACGCCTACTCCGATGCGGGCCGACATCTGACCAGCACGGCACCGGACTGGAAGGTTCGTGTTTCGAGCCATTGAAGCCGGATCCTCTGCCCGAGCTCCGCGAACGCTGCTTTGCCAGACCCCAGGAGAACTGGTACATAGTAGAAGCGGTATTCGTCGATTAGGCCGGCCGTGGCCAGAGCCGAAGCCAGAGCAAAGCCTCCGACACTCATGTTCTTCCCGGGCTGTGCTTTGAGCCTTGCTACTTCCCCCTTTGCGTCGCCCCTGACTAGGCTTGAGTTCCATTCCACCGCTTCAAGGGTCCTTGAGAAGACCAGTTTGGGCACAGACCTCCAGATATGTGCGTACTCGATCTCGTATGGGGGCGCCGAAAGATTCTGATCGGCAGTGGGCCAGTAGGCAGCCATGAGTTCGTACATTCGGCGACCATACAAATGAATACCAATGTCTTGTTCAAGGGCGTTGAAGTGCTTGTGGAGTTCCTCGTCGGGAAAGACCCAGCTGGGATCACCGGTTGCTGCCTCGATATACCCGTCGAGAGATAGGGATGTTGCATAGATCACTTTGCGCATAACTCCACCTTGGAATGTTTGCCGGATAATACCGCTTGCAGGTCTTGCACAAATATATGTTCCTCAAAACGCATTATCAAATGGCCCTTTGCCTGCACCGCACGTTTTAGCCAAACCGCCGTTGCGGGCCGCCTTTAGGACTAAGTCCATTTCGTGGCGGCCCTGTGCGCCATGATTCACCTTCTGGAGGAGAGCAATGGAGCAAGTGTCAGCCCCTAGTTTCTTTCGGGGTCCGCCGAAGCGCAGCGCAGGCGGAAGTCCGAAGGACGGAGGCGAGCCGGTTTGGCGTTTGATAGGCGCCGCACTGCCCGGCTAGCGTACTCCGCAGTGTTCCGTTGCCTCGACCACAAGCCAACTTCGGTTGTGCAATTCTAAATGATTAGTACTTTCATTGGTTTGGGGCCTCCTCAGGAGATTTAGGCATCCAGAGCTTTTGCGCACGTTCACCGAACCACGAACCCAAGATGGACAAAAGAAAGACGCCGGCAGACAAGATCACCGTCCCCAGTGCCATTCCTCCTATGTTGATCTGTCGCGGAATGAAGAGCATCGATCCAACACCGAAGAGCACCACCAAACCAACACCCGCAATTGCGGGCTCCAGAATTGTGACTTCCTTCGACAAGAACCCCGCTACGCCAGAGATTATGATCACGCCTGCGAACAGCCACACAGAAGCTAGCACTCCCGCCACGTTCGCCAGCAATATCAGCGGGAGCAAATAGAATAGTGCATACATTACCATTGAGATCCCTATCCATTTCCACTGCAGCTTTTTTGATTGTGTAGATTGTTCGGGCATCGCAAATCCTCCTTGATAGAATGGTGGTGATGTGCAAAGCTCCATGACGTGCGGCCTTGCGCCTAACGTTTAGGCAACACACCGTTGCGAGCCGCCAGTATTGAACTGATCTTCCGTTGCTCGGGCGGTGAGCAATGGAGCGAGCTCACTTCATTTTGCCAACTAAAAACTTGCCTTGCCTATGCAGTGAGTGAGCGTCGGTTTGGCGTTTGCTAGACGCAGGCAAGGCTCTTCTACGGACGTTTGGCGGCGCACACCCGCTGGCACTTTGGTAACAGGAGCAGCAGTCACTCAAATTGCCTTCTCATATCTAGGTTGATGCTTGAGGCTCCAACTTCTTTGCTATGAGCGCCGCAATAAATATGGTGATCAAGCTCAGGGGAACAACGACAGGCAATATCTCGAGAGGCAAGACCGCACTGTTCCAGAGCGCAATCCAAACCAGCACAAATACGGCAAGCCATGTAATGATGGTTGTCTGCCAGAGACTGAATTTCTTGGACAACATAAACACAATGACTGCGATCACGACGCCCCACATAATCCACAAGATTCCATTGATGGGCTTGTTGGGTAGCTCCAGTCCCATCCTTTGAAAATGACCATCAAATCTTGGTTTCGTGTAAAGCATCCATCGGAGCGTTTCAGCACAATTGATCCAGACTGCCAGCAAGACAATCTGCCATAGTGGTTTCACTTTACCTGTCATGCTTTCTCCTTAGTATGAGATCTGATTACTATCTGCGACACGTGTCGCCCGAGTTGCGGAAATCGACCTAACAGCACATATGCGCGAATGGCAATGTTTCATATGGTCTAGATGCGCCGCAAAACCCATTTCAAATAGCCTGTGCTGACGCCTAACGTTCAGGCAACACGCCGTTGCGAGCTGCCACTATGGCTGATTCCATTTCGTGGCGGCGAGCAATGGAGCGAGCACTTTGCCTTCAGCCAAACCTAGTTTTAACATCGCCTACCAAGTGTGCGAGCACCGGTTTGGTGTTTGTTAGGCGCCTGTGGCCGTGCTGTGCATTGACATTGTATACCATTTGCCATATATTGAGCTATGGACATTCTCTGGGATGAAGTCAAAGCCAAAAGACTAAAGGAGAAGCGGGATATCTCTTTGGAACACGTGGCACAACTGATACTTGAGAAGAAATACTTTGCGATCCTGGACAATCCAGGACGTCCGAAGCAAATGATTTTCGTGATTTCGTACAAGGGCTACACACATGTAGTACCATTTGTTTTTGACAAGGACGACAACATCGTTTTGAAGACTGTCTTTCCGAGCAGGAAGTTTCACAGGCTGTATGGAGAGGGGACACCATGAAAACCAAACTCGATTCATTTGAACGACAGATTGAAAAGTCAGCCGATTCGTACCGCCCGGTTTCCAAAAAGGAACGGCGAAAGATCGAATTAGTTCTAGCGAAGATTCGGAAGAACCGCTCTGTGAATATTCGCATTGCTGAGAACGTACTTGAAGAGATAAAGCGTCGGTCTCAACGTGAAGGCCTGCCATATCAAACCCTGATATCGAGCATCCTGCACAAGTACGTGACGGATCGGTTAGTTGATGAAGATGCGATCCGTAAATCCCTCCGATTGCTGCAACGATAAACCCGCTGAACCTAGCCAACCGCACGCCCATGGCGCACAACGTTTAGGCAAACCGCCGTTGCGAGCCGCCAGTATCGAACTGATCATCGATTGCTCTGGCGGCGAGCAATGGAGCGAGCACTTTACATTTAGCCAGACTTGAACTTCCCTCGCCTATCCAGTGTGCGAGCGCCGGTTTGCCGTTTGTTAGGCGCAGGCAAAGTTCTATTTGAATAGCGTTTTGCGGCACAACAGAAGCTATCGCCTGCATGCGTTAGTTTCACTCGTCACTGTGACAGATTTGTTAGCTTGCCGCCCGTCCTGTCAATATCCGCGTCCACGGAGGTTCTTTCTTGATGAATGATATCAATAACAGAACTAGACCAATGGCGCAACCGCCGTAGCCAAGTATATTCCGTGCTCGTTCCTTTTGCTCATCTTCGATGTCCAGCATATCACGATATGAAAACATGATGCGGTCATAATGTTTGAGTTGCCATGCCCAATAAAAGCCACGCCACAAATCATCTTTGACTATCCAAGCTTGAACAAAGTCGCCTGTATGAACAGAGCGGACTTCTGGTCTTTTGTCGGTAGGGTCTTCGGCGTGGATTTCCAGCTCCCCTTGATTTGTTTCTAAGTGAAGTATGAGCTTTGCTGAGACCTTCCTGCGAGGTCCTGCAAACTGGACTCGTGTGATCGTACCTTGAACTACTGTGAGTTTCTCAAAGTCAGGTGCGCAACTAAATTGGGTTAGAACTATGGCGAGCCCTCCGCCAATCAGGAAAACGATTCCGGTGCCGAAGAATGTCCGATGACTCATTTGGTCTGAAATCCCAGAAATACTTGATGGCGGCAAGCTAACCATTGACTATTCAGTTTCCACAAGACACTGGCTCGAGGATCCTGTTTGGAGAGGTGCCGCAAAACGCACTATCATAATGTAACTTTGCTTGCGCCTAACGTTTAGGCAAACTGCCGTTGCGAGTTGCCGATACCGAACTGATCGACCATTGCTTCGGCAACGAGCAATGGAGCGAACTCAATTTAATCCTGGAACTTCCCTAGTCTACAATTGAGTGAGCGCCAGTTTGCCGTTTGTTAGTTGCCGCCGCTTCCGACTACTTCCCTTTCAGGCTGGAACTCATTGAACTCTGCTAAGAGGCGGCGCACGCTTCTAACCCAGCATGCCTCAACTGGTAGAAGATTTGAGCGATCAGACTTTGCTTCCCCTTCCGGATGGCTCCTGCCCTATTTTCAGTGCCAGTGCGCCGCCGGCCAGAGGGACTTACCACAACTGACCGATGCGGTGGCAACTAACGTTTCAGCAAGCCGCCGTTGCGAGCCACCACCATCGAACGACCGATAGGCTGTGGTGGCGAGCAATGGAGCGAGCTCTATTCATTTTGCCAAACGTGAACTTCTCTTGCATCTACAGTGAGCGAGCGTCGGCTTGCGTTATGTTAGCTGACGCCGCTTGAGACTACTTCCCTATCCGATCGCACTGTAGCCGTTGCGAGCCGCCACTACGACTGAAGCAATTTCGTGGCGGCGAGCAATGGAGCGAGCTCATTTCATTTGGCCAAACCTGAACTTCGTTCGCTTATGCAGAGAGCGAGCGCCGGCTTGCGTTTTGTTAAGCGCAGTTGCCGATTTACTGGTTTGGCTCAACTGGTAACGGGAGCTTAGCCTCCTTAAGCAGTCCATCGATTTTGGACGCAGTGATCGACGGCGCTTCGGATGGCCTGAGGGCATTATAGCGCACCCTTCCAGAAGGATCGATGATCGTTTCATGCGGAATCGCAGTAACCCCGTAGCTAGAGTTGATGACATTGCTTTTTGAAAACACAACAGGCCAGGTAACCTGTTTGTCCTTTATGAAGTCCTTCATAAGAGAGAATTCCTTGGATGGATCTCCCTGCGTGTTCACGTTCTGTCTGGTTCTCGGGTCCAATTGATAACCCTGCAGGCTAGTAACACCCAAAATGACGACAGGATAGTGGGCATAGCGTTGCTGGAGAGAACGAATATTTGGGAAACTGCCGATGCACGGAGCGCACCAAGTGGTCCAGAAATCGAGAACCACAACTTTGCCTCTCAATTGCTTAAGATCCTTGATCCGACCGTCACTGCTCCATAGAAACGCGAGGCCTGGCGCTTCTTTTCCGACTAACTCTGCCCCTCCGAAAGGAGTCCCCAACAGGTCGGCATAGTAATCAAGGACTCCTGCTGGGGAGTTTCTTGATTGAACAGCCTTTTCATTTTCCGAGAGTCGGTCCTGAGCCAGGCGGACTTGGCCGAGGGCCTTCAAGCGTATCACCTCACATAATTGAGGATCACTATCTCCGACCGCCAGGGTTGCCGATCTAAAAACAACAAAAGAGGCCTCGGCGGCAAAGTGGCTCATGGGTTTGTCGAGTATGGGTGGTAGAATCTCCAATATCTTGCTCTGGCGCAACAATCCTGAATCGAAAATGGAAATCGAGGAAAACACGTGAGCAGCAATCGGAGTGTCGAGAGTCAACAACTTGTCTACGGATGGATGGGTCAACAATTGGCGATACGCTTCGAGGCAGGAGGATTGTTGTTGGTGCTTTGCTTCTGGAGTGTCTGAGTCCGGAGGTGGGAAGTTCTTGACACGGAGAAGCGCAGCGATCGCTCCGGTGGAGTCTGGATTAGCTGCAAGCTCTGCCAGGCGAGGGGAGACAACACGCTGAACAGCTTTGACTGAGAACAATCTGGCGCGATCCAAAGCTACCATTTGCTGGAACGACGCCTTTTCAAGAGCAATGCCGCCGAGCGCCTTTGAGGCTATATGTTCAATAGCGTCCTTTGCAGTAGTGTCACGAAAGCTAATGGCTTGCGACCCGCGCACAGTATTAATGAACGCTTCGATGTCTTGGTCGGTCGGAGGTCGCCGACAACCGGTGAGGCAGAAGCAGAATATTATGATAAATGATAAGACACAGAAGGATTGGCGGCTCCATACAGTAGAGCTTTCTGCAGAAATACGTTTCATAACTTGTCCCCCCATTGGAACAACATGACTGCTTGTGGAAGTTAGCTCGGACATCCGACATATGGACGAGTCCATGAAAAACAAGTTCCTCCAAACTGGATCGGCAATTGCGCTTAACGTTCAAGCAAGCCGCCGTTGCGAACCGCCACCTATCGAACGACCGATAAGCCGTGGCGGTGAGCAATGGAGCGAGCTCTTTATCATTTAGCCAATCTTGAGCGTCCTCCGCCTTTCTAGTGAGCGAGCGCCGGCTTGCGTTTTGTTAGGCGTTCGTGACCGGCGGCGGTGACGTTTGAATGCTACTTACTGTTGCACGATGCTTGACCTTTAAGCTCACGCGGACACTAAGGAGCTGACTCCGCCACTCCCTCAAGATCTTTTCCCGCCGACGGGCATGACGCCTAACGTTTAGCCAAACTGCCGTTGCGAAGCGCCAGTACCGAACCGAACGTCGATTGCTCTGGCGCTGAGCAATGGAGCGAGCCTATTGATTCTGCCAACGATGAACTTCCCGTGCCTATGCAGTGAGCGAGCGTCAGTTTGGCGTTTGTTAGGCGTTCGTGACCGGCGGCGGTGATGACCATTTGCTGAGTATGAATGCACGATGCTTCGACGTTTAGCTCAACCGTAAACCAAAGAACTTGCATCGCCACTCTCTCAAGATCTTTTTCCGCCGCCGGGCATGACGCCTAACGTTTAGCCAAACTGC
This genomic window contains:
- a CDS encoding DinB family protein codes for the protein MNAPEDPEREISRYREGPDLLEQAVIGLRDSQLDAGPAGGGWSIREIVHHIADGDDIWKMGIKMAIGNEQAEFDLRWYSSMPQVTWSDRWAYSRRSIAASLSLLRASREHVVQLLASVPEAWDRSVVVRTPKAGIEQVPVGFVIRMQADHVMHHLERIRAILQAGGAA
- a CDS encoding DUF2200 domain-containing protein gives rise to the protein MPKHRIFTTSFATLYPLYVQKAERKNRTKEEVDQIICWLTGYDRAGLRRKIEQGSDLETFFAQAPAIHQNSSLIKGVVCGVRVEEIDDPLMQKIRYLDKLIDELAKGKAMEKILRQ
- a CDS encoding dihydrofolate reductase family protein, translated to MRKVIYATSLSLDGYIEAATGDPSWVFPDEELHKHFNALEQDIGIHLYGRRMYELMAAYWPTADQNLSAPPYEIEYAHIWRSVPKLVFSRTLEAVEWNSSLVRGDAKGEVARLKAQPGKNMSVGGFALASALATAGLIDEYRFYYVPVLLGSGKAAFAELGQRIRLQWLETRTFQSGAVLVRCRPASE
- a CDS encoding CopG family antitoxin, which encodes MKTKLDSFERQIEKSADSYRPVSKKERRKIELVLAKIRKNRSVNIRIAENVLEEIKRRSQREGLPYQTLISSILHKYVTDRLVDEDAIRKSLRLLQR
- a CDS encoding TlpA disulfide reductase family protein, producing MKRISAESSTVWSRQSFCVLSFIIIFCFCLTGCRRPPTDQDIEAFINTVRGSQAISFRDTTAKDAIEHIASKALGGIALEKASFQQMVALDRARLFSVKAVQRVVSPRLAELAANPDSTGAIAALLRVKNFPPPDSDTPEAKHQQQSSCLEAYRQLLTHPSVDKLLTLDTPIAAHVFSSISIFDSGLLRQSKILEILPPILDKPMSHFAAEASFVVFRSATLAVGDSDPQLCEVIRLKALGQVRLAQDRLSENEKAVQSRNSPAGVLDYYADLLGTPFGGAELVGKEAPGLAFLWSSDGRIKDLKQLRGKVVVLDFWTTWCAPCIGSFPNIRSLQQRYAHYPVVILGVTSLQGYQLDPRTRQNVNTQGDPSKEFSLMKDFIKDKQVTWPVVFSKSNVINSSYGVTAIPHETIIDPSGRVRYNALRPSEAPSITASKIDGLLKEAKLPLPVEPNQ